The following are encoded together in the Halopseudomonas salegens genome:
- a CDS encoding carboxylesterase/lipase family protein, whose protein sequence is MYSIVDIGLHAVRTAFLLFLVVFPAWADSSKPEAVLSQGAVQGRLQDGVERFLGIPYAIPPVGSHRWKPAQPVASHEGVLHADSYGAACLQPSHPSLPTLEMSEDCLTLNVWRPEKSDKPLPVMVWIHGGGFTMGSGQIPGEVLAREGVIVVSFNYRLGALGFFAHPELESSIANFGLSDATLALEWVHNNIAALGGDPANVTLFGVSAGGMMVNMLLVSDQTEGLFQKAIAQSGYITWPLPVTEKEKAKAVQDIDGRDMETAEQEWKKLVDAVVPNTMTPDALRELDGGALVATVQGFSRPIVDGVTLEDQPYRLAQTRSLSVPLITGGNSFEGSIMPYSGITMGQYQQSWEGQTSTFNELYANDLQLDSNLAYSRAFGDERYLLSAYYLARAWQDKKAPVWLYYTDIAVSPDIPGAPHGVDQKLLFHPDALPSDDVKKLATTLRDYWINFATYGDPNGQSEKSWPSYRLEEEKWRILGGAHQTASVKPETMEVLRQRIDAREPPHSDKTR, encoded by the coding sequence ATGTATTCTATTGTTGATATCGGATTGCATGCGGTCCGAACGGCTTTTTTACTCTTCCTCGTAGTATTTCCCGCTTGGGCGGATTCCTCGAAACCTGAAGCGGTGCTTTCACAGGGCGCCGTGCAGGGGCGACTCCAGGACGGTGTTGAGCGCTTTTTGGGTATCCCTTATGCCATTCCACCGGTTGGCAGTCATCGCTGGAAACCAGCCCAGCCTGTCGCGTCCCACGAAGGTGTACTACATGCGGATAGCTACGGTGCAGCTTGTTTACAGCCTTCGCATCCTAGCTTACCAACATTAGAGATGAGTGAAGACTGCCTTACTCTCAACGTGTGGAGACCTGAAAAGTCAGACAAGCCCTTGCCTGTGATGGTATGGATTCACGGTGGTGGTTTCACTATGGGCAGTGGGCAGATACCCGGTGAAGTACTGGCCCGCGAAGGGGTCATTGTAGTGTCGTTCAATTACCGTTTGGGAGCGCTCGGCTTTTTCGCCCATCCAGAATTGGAAAGCTCCATTGCCAATTTTGGGCTAAGTGATGCGACCCTGGCATTGGAGTGGGTGCATAACAATATTGCCGCCTTGGGAGGAGATCCGGCCAATGTGACCCTGTTCGGGGTGTCCGCTGGAGGCATGATGGTCAACATGTTGTTGGTGAGTGATCAGACCGAAGGTCTGTTCCAAAAGGCGATTGCTCAGAGTGGCTACATTACCTGGCCATTGCCTGTAACAGAGAAGGAAAAGGCGAAAGCAGTGCAGGACATTGATGGTCGAGATATGGAAACGGCCGAGCAGGAATGGAAAAAACTCGTGGACGCCGTAGTTCCAAACACCATGACTCCAGACGCTTTGCGGGAGCTGGATGGTGGTGCGCTGGTTGCTACTGTGCAAGGCTTTTCTCGCCCCATCGTTGATGGTGTTACCCTTGAGGACCAGCCTTATCGCCTTGCCCAGACTCGCTCGCTGAGCGTCCCTCTGATTACCGGTGGCAATAGCTTCGAGGGTAGTATCATGCCTTACTCAGGCATAACTATGGGTCAATATCAGCAGTCGTGGGAAGGTCAGACCTCCACCTTCAACGAGCTTTACGCTAATGATCTTCAGCTTGATTCAAATCTCGCATACAGCCGCGCTTTTGGCGATGAGCGTTACCTGCTATCGGCATACTATTTAGCGCGGGCGTGGCAGGATAAAAAAGCGCCTGTGTGGTTGTACTACACAGATATCGCTGTATCACCTGATATTCCAGGTGCGCCCCATGGCGTGGATCAAAAACTCCTATTTCATCCCGATGCATTACCTTCTGACGATGTAAAAAAGCTGGCGACAACTTTGCGAGACTACTGGATCAACTTTGCTACTTATGGCGATCCCAATGGTCAGAGCGAGAAAAGCTGGCCGTCTTACCGTCTGGAGGAGGAGAAGTGGCGAATCCTTGGTGGGGCTCACCAAACCGCTTCGGTAAAGCCAGAGACGATGGAAGTACTCCGACAGCGCATAGACGCGCGTGAGCCGCCACATTCTGACAAAACTAGGTAA
- a CDS encoding phosphate ABC transporter substrate-binding protein, translating into MKRLICSILLGAACLAANAEVAVIVNPAATAAPSQSEVANIFLGKDKSLTAVDQEGWNPTKEAFYTGATNKNEAQLKSYWSGLIFTGKGQPPTSVADDSAVVAQVASDAGKIGYVDRSAVTGDVKVLFILP; encoded by the coding sequence ATGAAACGTTTAATCTGTTCAATATTGCTTGGCGCTGCCTGCCTCGCGGCCAACGCCGAAGTAGCGGTGATCGTTAACCCGGCAGCGACAGCGGCACCCAGCCAATCCGAAGTAGCCAACATTTTCCTTGGCAAGGACAAGTCCCTGACCGCAGTCGACCAAGAAGGCTGGAACCCGACCAAGGAAGCCTTCTACACCGGCGCGACCAACAAGAACGAAGCCCAGCTAAAATCCTACTGGTCCGGCTTGATTTTCACCGGCAAAGGCCAACCGCCCACAAGCGTCGCCGACGACAGTGCGGTTGTTGCCCAGGTTGCCAGCGACGCAGGCAAGATTGGTTACGTCGACCGCAGCGCAGTGACCGGCGATGTGAAAGTGCTTTTCATCCTGCCCTGA
- a CDS encoding methyl-accepting chemotaxis protein has protein sequence MLKNLSLSYKLALPPALALLGLVLYVVYISFQLSITDDRLTALESRSYPALETADKVIFQFSRLPEIFNSAVTAGEAAMLDEARQLTSSITADQEKLKTLTTGQPALTEELARWQEAISRYAENASSASLSLIEGNATFEDLRPSLDRMATDLEQAQSLGTAFRANVYAEFQSTLALTREDNSATTRLGITLCLVLVVLVSLVAIATTRNIMSSVRGVIESLKAIANGDGDLTRRVNVDAQDEIGEMIRLFNGFLDKLQNTISQIVTAAGPLGEVSRELYRLTQDASGHARSQQGHTDSIGRDILAMTDTIQDVAQRSQRASEQAESAARQATVARKNIGSLSSSINDLGDSVIGAMESMARLEAETQEVGSVLTVIRNIADQTNLLALNAAIEAARAGEQGRGFAVVADEVRNLAQKTASSTNEIQQIIQRLQHSASQVLENMTANGTKSQQSIQRSAEATQSLETIAAAVDEINQLNAGIANYTQEQIGLSASIQQETQVLQQDAQATAQGAEATARLGEQLIGTEDHLRAATAQFRV, from the coding sequence ATGCTCAAGAATCTCTCCCTGTCGTACAAGCTCGCTCTGCCGCCGGCTCTAGCCTTGCTGGGCCTCGTTCTGTACGTGGTTTATATCTCCTTTCAGCTGTCCATTACCGACGACAGGCTGACGGCGCTTGAATCGCGCAGTTACCCTGCCCTGGAAACCGCCGACAAGGTTATTTTTCAGTTTTCGCGTCTGCCGGAGATTTTCAACAGCGCAGTCACCGCTGGCGAAGCGGCCATGCTCGACGAGGCACGCCAGCTCACCTCGTCCATCACAGCCGATCAAGAGAAACTCAAGACGTTGACGACCGGGCAACCCGCGCTCACCGAAGAGCTTGCGCGCTGGCAGGAGGCAATTAGTCGCTATGCGGAGAACGCTTCAAGCGCGTCGCTATCGCTAATTGAAGGCAACGCCACGTTCGAAGATCTGCGGCCCAGCCTGGACCGGATGGCAACAGATCTAGAACAGGCCCAGAGCTTGGGTACCGCTTTTCGGGCCAACGTGTATGCCGAATTTCAAAGCACCCTGGCCCTCACCCGGGAAGATAACAGCGCCACCACCCGGCTGGGTATTACTCTGTGCCTGGTCCTTGTTGTACTGGTCAGCCTGGTCGCCATCGCCACGACGCGCAACATCATGTCCAGCGTGCGCGGCGTGATCGAATCGCTCAAGGCGATTGCCAACGGCGATGGCGACCTTACCCGTCGAGTCAATGTCGACGCCCAGGACGAAATCGGCGAGATGATCCGCCTCTTCAACGGTTTCCTTGACAAGTTGCAGAACACCATCAGCCAGATCGTCACGGCCGCAGGCCCGCTCGGAGAGGTCTCGCGCGAGCTGTATCGACTGACCCAGGACGCTTCCGGCCATGCGCGCTCCCAGCAAGGCCATACCGATTCAATCGGACGTGACATCCTGGCCATGACCGACACGATTCAGGATGTAGCTCAGCGCTCGCAACGCGCCTCGGAACAAGCCGAGTCAGCGGCGCGCCAGGCCACTGTCGCCCGGAAGAATATTGGCTCGCTGTCTTCCAGCATCAATGATCTGGGCGACAGCGTGATAGGCGCAATGGAATCGATGGCCCGCCTGGAAGCCGAAACCCAGGAAGTGGGTTCAGTGCTGACTGTCATTCGTAACATCGCCGACCAGACCAACCTGTTGGCACTCAATGCAGCTATCGAGGCGGCGCGCGCTGGAGAACAGGGGCGCGGCTTCGCCGTGGTAGCGGATGAAGTGCGCAATCTGGCGCAAAAGACAGCTTCATCCACCAACGAAATACAGCAGATCATTCAACGACTCCAGCACAGCGCCAGCCAGGTGCTGGAAAACATGACTGCCAATGGCACCAAGTCACAGCAAAGCATCCAGCGATCCGCTGAAGCTACGCAATCACTTGAAACCATCGCCGCAGCAGTCGATGAAATCAATCAACTTAATGCCGGAATCGCCAATTATACGCAGGAGCAGATTGGCCTTTCAGCGTCCATCCAGCAGGAAACCCAAGTGTTGCAGCAGGACGCCCAAGCAACCGCCCAAGGGGCAGAAGCCACCGCACGCCTCGGCGAGCAACTGATCGGCACCGAAGATCATCTGCGAGCGGCCACCGCCCAATTTCGCGTTTAA
- a CDS encoding tyrosine-type recombinase/integrase: MTSDRGALKEHFLKRLKYDPAKGRQEFFDPPLYGQGTFGVRVNKKSIAYILCYSFHGKSRRLTLGSYPKMSLADARAKSRHAAQLVEQGVDPGKKKTLELFEYRTSPSVADAVDTYLQWAKTSKKSWKEDERMLKKDFVKSIGDMKLQDVKRRQILALLDDKAKTAPVAANRLQAVVRALFNFCVERDIIEATPLVKMKKIAKETPRERALNKHEIVWFLKRLASPTITVSTRFALLLSLMLAQRSGTIAAMRWVDLDFDQGIWDRSGSFEKNNNPIAIPLSAPVRKILEHLHLLQAVKHKKRGNIEEPSPWVLPGRDRTLHQTQPSLNRAMRRFYDTYVANSELVKSEGLLRIAEGYPRPTAHDLRRTATTHMSGRGLGKDVRGRILNHANLSVDAIYDRYAYFDEKATALNDWHAYLLDLFKEAFGHKNWIKVYGQEAPQVNKSKAKPAEIEPNAPRTIMVGGREVVLSEPKIS, from the coding sequence ATGACCAGTGACCGCGGCGCATTGAAAGAGCACTTTCTGAAGCGGCTGAAATATGACCCTGCAAAGGGCCGTCAGGAATTCTTCGATCCGCCTCTCTATGGCCAAGGGACTTTTGGCGTACGCGTCAACAAAAAATCAATTGCTTATATCCTGTGTTATAGCTTTCACGGCAAATCACGCCGGCTCACGCTGGGGTCCTACCCCAAGATGTCACTAGCGGATGCCCGAGCCAAATCCAGACATGCGGCCCAACTGGTAGAGCAAGGTGTCGATCCGGGTAAGAAAAAAACGCTCGAACTGTTCGAGTACCGCACAAGCCCCTCCGTAGCTGATGCAGTGGATACTTACCTGCAATGGGCCAAAACCAGTAAAAAATCCTGGAAAGAAGACGAGCGAATGCTCAAGAAAGATTTTGTAAAATCGATCGGGGACATGAAGCTGCAAGATGTCAAGCGCAGGCAGATTCTGGCTCTACTGGATGACAAAGCCAAAACCGCGCCGGTAGCAGCGAATCGCCTGCAAGCAGTAGTTCGGGCGCTGTTCAATTTCTGCGTAGAGCGCGACATAATCGAAGCCACACCGCTGGTGAAGATGAAAAAAATAGCGAAAGAAACGCCGAGAGAGCGAGCTCTCAATAAGCATGAAATTGTGTGGTTTTTAAAACGACTAGCGAGCCCTACAATCACCGTATCGACTCGTTTCGCGCTACTGCTGTCCTTGATGCTTGCGCAACGCTCGGGGACCATCGCTGCCATGCGCTGGGTAGACCTCGATTTTGACCAAGGGATCTGGGACAGGTCCGGCAGTTTCGAGAAAAACAACAACCCAATCGCGATCCCCCTATCGGCTCCCGTGAGAAAGATCCTGGAGCACCTCCATCTCCTTCAAGCGGTAAAACACAAAAAGCGCGGCAATATCGAAGAGCCGAGCCCTTGGGTTCTGCCTGGCAGAGATAGGACACTCCACCAAACTCAGCCTTCTCTGAACCGAGCAATGCGCAGGTTTTATGACACCTACGTCGCTAACTCTGAGCTAGTAAAATCGGAAGGCTTGCTTCGCATCGCTGAAGGATACCCAAGGCCCACTGCTCACGATTTGCGCCGAACGGCTACAACTCACATGTCCGGGCGAGGTCTAGGCAAAGATGTCCGAGGCCGAATCTTGAATCACGCCAATTTGAGCGTGGACGCGATTTACGACAGGTATGCCTATTTCGACGAAAAAGCGACTGCCTTGAACGACTGGCACGCATACTTGCTCGATCTGTTCAAAGAGGCCTTTGGCCACAAGAATTGGATCAAGGTTTACGGCCAAGAAGCGCCTCAGGTTAATAAAAGCAAAGCGAAACCCGCTGAGATCGAGCCCAATGCGCCTCGCACCATCATGGTCGGAGGCCGGGAAGTCGTATTGTCAGAGCCTAAGATCAGTTGA